The Micromonospora sp. NBC_01740 genome includes a window with the following:
- a CDS encoding FAD-dependent oxidoreductase, giving the protein MKRAVIVGAGIAGLATALRLGRDGWHTVVVERAPARRSSGYMVNLIGPGYDAAERLGLLTALSAYDLGLFTTVLVRTDGRPKFTVPSSLAEAALGNRAVSVFRGDLESTLYEAVRDRADIRFGTTVTALEQDTERVRVVLSDGTTEHADLLVGADGVHSATRTAAFGSGFQVDLPYVVGAFPLADPVAGVPDSSATTFIGPGRTAAIVNLGARRSSAFFTYRSADPAADLRRGAVEALDAAFGDLGGAVPDAIRHLGKDPAGAYFDAISQVVMPRWSTGRIVLLGDAAWCVTLFAGHGATLALAGANQLGAALRRHDDVPAALTEWEAGLRPEAVKRQALARRGMLQYAPPSRFHVWMGDVTIRAMTLPGVRGLVRRGIERANRKAVP; this is encoded by the coding sequence ATGAAACGTGCAGTGATCGTGGGAGCGGGCATAGCCGGGCTGGCCACCGCGCTGCGACTCGGACGCGACGGATGGCACACGGTCGTGGTGGAACGCGCCCCCGCCCGACGCAGCAGCGGCTACATGGTCAATCTGATAGGCCCGGGCTACGACGCCGCCGAGCGCCTCGGCCTGCTCACCGCGCTGTCCGCGTACGACCTGGGTCTGTTCACCACCGTGCTCGTCCGCACCGACGGACGGCCCAAGTTCACAGTGCCGTCCAGCCTCGCCGAGGCCGCCCTCGGCAACCGGGCCGTGTCGGTGTTCCGCGGCGACCTGGAGTCGACGCTGTACGAGGCGGTGCGCGACCGCGCCGACATCCGCTTCGGCACCACCGTCACGGCCCTGGAGCAGGACACCGAGCGGGTGCGGGTGGTGCTGAGCGACGGCACCACGGAACACGCCGACCTGCTCGTCGGCGCCGACGGGGTGCACTCCGCCACGCGGACGGCCGCGTTCGGCTCCGGCTTCCAGGTCGATCTGCCGTACGTCGTGGGCGCCTTTCCCCTGGCCGACCCGGTGGCGGGCGTGCCGGACTCCTCAGCCACCACGTTCATCGGCCCGGGACGCACGGCGGCGATCGTCAACCTGGGCGCGCGGCGATCGTCGGCGTTCTTCACGTACCGCAGCGCGGACCCGGCCGCCGACCTGCGGCGCGGAGCGGTGGAGGCGCTCGACGCGGCGTTCGGAGATCTCGGCGGGGCTGTCCCCGACGCGATCCGCCACCTCGGGAAGGACCCGGCCGGCGCCTACTTCGACGCGATCAGCCAGGTGGTGATGCCACGCTGGAGCACCGGCCGGATCGTGCTGCTCGGGGACGCGGCCTGGTGCGTCACGCTCTTCGCCGGGCACGGGGCGACCCTCGCGCTCGCCGGCGCGAACCAGCTCGGCGCCGCCCTACGACGGCACGACGACGTACCGGCGGCACTGACCGAGTGGGAGGCGGGACTGCGCCCGGAAGCCGTGAAACGGCAGGCGCTCGCCCGTCGTGGAATGCTCCAGTACGCGCCGCCGAGCCGGTTCCACGTGTGGATGGGCGACGTGACCATCCGGGCGATGACCCTCCCGGGTGTGCGCGGTCTCGTCCGGCGCGGCATCGAGCGCGCGAACCGCAAGGCCGTGCCGTGA
- a CDS encoding beta-galactosidase, whose product MRRWQGDDIWFGADYNPEQWPESTWAEDVALMRRAGVNLVSVGIFSWALLEPAPGAYEFGWLDRAIDVLHGGGISVDLATATASPPPWLAHRHPETLPRRADGAILWPGGRQAYCPSSPVFRERSLALVEALASRYADHPAVVMWHVSNELGCHNVHCYCDVSAEAFRRWLRERYGDLDGLNHAWGTAFWSQRYGDWAEINPPRTAPTFANPTQQLDFLRFSSDEQRAQLRAEREVLTRLVRQPVTTNFMIGTGIKYLDYHSWASDVDVVANDHYLTAADPRAHVGLALAADHTRGVAGGDPWLLMEHSTSAVNWQPRNVAKAPGQLRRNSLAHVARGADGVLFFQWRASRAGAEKFHSALLPHAGPETKVFREVCRLGADLRALAEVRGSRVDAEVAILFDYEAWWGAELDSHPTVDVTYADRLGALHDALWRAGITADVVHPATDLSRYRLVLTPTLYLVRDAHAAALCAYVEAGGTALVTYFSGIVDEHDHIRLGGYPGAFRELLGVRVEEFFPLRAGARVTLDDGSVADVWTEWLHPEGAQVLAAYADGPLPGVPALTRHPVGAGAAWYVGTRLDAAATDRLVARLVAESGVRPAARVPAEVEVVRRRAGDRTWLFVINHTDADARLDATGVELLTGTTCAGDLVVPAGEVAVIREAPTAAAARTSGDPAPTSVA is encoded by the coding sequence ATGCGGCGATGGCAGGGTGACGACATCTGGTTCGGTGCCGACTACAACCCCGAGCAGTGGCCCGAGTCCACCTGGGCCGAGGACGTCGCGCTGATGCGCCGGGCCGGGGTCAACCTGGTGTCGGTGGGGATCTTCTCCTGGGCGCTGCTGGAGCCCGCCCCCGGCGCGTACGAGTTCGGCTGGCTGGACCGGGCGATCGACGTGCTGCACGGCGGCGGGATCTCGGTCGACCTGGCCACCGCCACCGCCAGCCCGCCCCCGTGGCTGGCCCACCGGCACCCGGAGACGCTGCCCCGGCGCGCCGACGGCGCGATCCTCTGGCCGGGCGGCCGGCAGGCGTACTGCCCCAGCTCGCCCGTGTTCCGCGAGCGGTCGCTGGCTCTGGTCGAGGCCCTCGCCAGCCGGTACGCCGACCACCCCGCCGTGGTCATGTGGCACGTCTCCAACGAGCTGGGCTGCCACAACGTGCACTGCTACTGCGACGTCAGCGCCGAGGCGTTCCGCCGCTGGCTGCGCGAGCGCTACGGCGACCTGGACGGGCTCAACCACGCCTGGGGCACCGCCTTCTGGAGCCAGCGCTACGGCGACTGGGCCGAGATCAACCCGCCGCGCACCGCGCCGACCTTCGCCAATCCCACCCAGCAACTCGACTTCCTGCGCTTCTCCTCAGACGAGCAGCGCGCCCAACTGCGCGCCGAGCGCGAGGTGCTCACGCGCCTGGTCCGCCAGCCGGTCACCACGAACTTCATGATCGGCACCGGCATCAAGTACCTCGACTACCACTCCTGGGCGTCCGACGTGGACGTCGTCGCCAACGACCACTACCTCACCGCCGCCGACCCGCGCGCCCACGTCGGGCTCGCCCTCGCGGCCGACCACACCCGGGGCGTCGCCGGCGGCGACCCGTGGCTGCTGATGGAGCACTCCACCAGCGCCGTCAACTGGCAGCCGCGCAACGTCGCCAAGGCCCCCGGCCAGTTGCGCCGCAACAGCCTGGCGCACGTGGCGCGCGGCGCGGACGGGGTGCTCTTCTTCCAGTGGCGGGCCTCCCGCGCCGGGGCGGAGAAGTTCCACTCCGCGCTGCTGCCGCACGCCGGCCCGGAGACCAAGGTGTTCCGCGAGGTGTGCCGGCTCGGCGCGGACCTGCGGGCCCTCGCCGAGGTACGCGGCAGCCGGGTCGACGCCGAGGTGGCGATCCTGTTCGACTACGAGGCGTGGTGGGGTGCCGAGCTCGACTCGCACCCCACCGTCGACGTCACGTACGCCGACCGCCTCGGCGCGCTGCACGACGCGCTGTGGCGGGCCGGGATCACCGCCGACGTCGTGCACCCGGCCACCGACCTGTCCCGCTACCGGCTGGTGCTGACACCCACCCTCTACCTGGTGCGCGACGCGCACGCCGCGGCGCTGTGCGCGTACGTCGAGGCCGGCGGGACCGCCCTGGTCACGTACTTCAGCGGCATCGTCGACGAGCACGACCACATCCGCCTCGGTGGCTACCCGGGGGCGTTCCGGGAACTGCTGGGCGTCCGCGTCGAGGAGTTCTTCCCGCTGCGGGCGGGGGCGCGGGTCACCCTCGACGACGGCTCGGTCGCCGACGTGTGGACGGAGTGGCTGCATCCCGAGGGCGCGCAGGTGCTCGCCGCGTACGCCGACGGGCCCCTGCCGGGCGTGCCGGCGCTGACCCGGCACCCGGTCGGCGCGGGCGCGGCCTGGTACGTCGGCACCCGGCTGGACGCGGCGGCGACGGACCGGCTGGTGGCCCGGCTGGTGGCCGAGTCGGGGGTACGCCCGGCGGCGCGGGTCCCCGCCGAGGTGGAGGTGGTCCGGCGGCGCGCCGGCGACCGCACCTGGCTCTTCGTCATCAACCACACCGACGCCGACGCCCGGCTCGACGCCACCGGCGTGGAACTGCTGACCGGCACGACCTGCGCCGGTGACCTGGTCGTGCCGGCCGGCGAGGTGGCCGTCATCCGCGAGGCGCCGACCGCCGCCGCGGCCCGCACGTCCGGCGATCCGGCCCCCACGTCCGTGGCGTGA
- a CDS encoding DeoR/GlpR family DNA-binding transcription regulator: MLARQRQAVILEMIRQRGGVRVSQLVSRFGVSDMTIRRDLEVLAERGLVDKVHGGATLVGPGPGDEPGFAAKSLRQRAEKRAIAERAAALVEPGMAVALSAGTTTAALATLLADVRGLTVVTNSIPVSEALHQHPGADQTVVLTGGIRTPSDALTGPVAEAAISALNVDVLFLGVHGMSPRTGFTTPNLLEAGTDRCLVGAARRLVVLADHTKWETIGMATIAPLSEADVLVTDAGLPEEARDQLAGQVGELIVVGID; the protein is encoded by the coding sequence ATGCTGGCCCGACAGCGACAGGCCGTGATCCTCGAGATGATCCGGCAGCGCGGCGGCGTGCGGGTCAGCCAGTTGGTGAGCCGGTTCGGCGTCTCGGACATGACGATCCGGCGCGACCTGGAGGTGCTGGCCGAGCGGGGGCTGGTCGACAAGGTCCACGGCGGCGCGACCCTGGTCGGCCCCGGACCCGGCGACGAGCCCGGCTTCGCCGCGAAGTCGCTGCGGCAGCGGGCCGAGAAGCGGGCCATCGCCGAACGGGCCGCCGCCCTGGTCGAGCCCGGCATGGCCGTCGCGCTCTCCGCCGGCACCACGACCGCCGCGCTGGCCACCCTGCTGGCCGACGTACGCGGCCTGACCGTGGTGACCAACTCCATCCCCGTCTCCGAGGCCCTGCACCAGCACCCGGGTGCCGACCAGACGGTCGTGCTGACCGGCGGGATCCGTACCCCGTCGGACGCCCTGACCGGGCCGGTGGCCGAGGCGGCGATCAGCGCCCTCAACGTCGACGTGCTCTTCCTCGGCGTGCACGGGATGAGCCCGCGCACCGGATTCACCACGCCGAACCTGCTGGAGGCGGGCACCGACCGGTGCCTGGTCGGCGCAGCCCGGCGCCTGGTGGTGCTGGCCGACCACACCAAGTGGGAGACGATCGGAATGGCCACCATCGCCCCGCTCTCCGAGGCCGACGTGCTCGTCACCGACGCCGGGCTGCCCGAGGAGGCGCGCGACCAGCTAGCGGGCCAGGTGGGCGAGCTGATCGTCGTCGGAATCGACTGA
- a CDS encoding pyridoxamine 5'-phosphate oxidase family protein — protein sequence MPEPQAAVPPEVAARLVRELRVWLCTLRRDGSPHVTPVWFVYVDDTWWIGCGGESVKARNVAADPRVSLALEGGEAPVVAEGLARVRRTDFPDPIVKAFATKYAGWDIREPVAPESFRVLLEIPVRRWLLAGVAR from the coding sequence CTGCCTGAGCCGCAGGCAGCGGTCCCACCGGAGGTCGCGGCTCGCCTGGTCCGGGAGTTGAGAGTCTGGCTGTGCACCCTGCGCCGCGACGGTTCGCCGCACGTGACGCCGGTCTGGTTCGTCTACGTCGATGACACGTGGTGGATCGGTTGCGGGGGCGAGAGCGTCAAGGCCCGCAACGTGGCGGCCGATCCACGGGTGTCGCTGGCCCTGGAGGGCGGGGAAGCCCCCGTCGTGGCCGAGGGTCTCGCCCGGGTGCGCCGAACCGACTTCCCGGACCCGATCGTCAAGGCTTTCGCGACCAAGTACGCAGGGTGGGACATCCGCGAGCCGGTCGCCCCGGAGAGCTTCCGGGTGTTGCTGGAGATCCCCGTACGACGCTGGTTGCTCGCGGGCGTGGCCCGTTGA
- a CDS encoding TetR/AcrR family transcriptional regulator, producing MPRGVAIPEIRQQLFAAVERLIVRDGPSRLTGRAVTREAGVATGLLYAHFANFDDFLAGYWIDRSFVVSGAVAGLPERAGSGTVAGNLNQAILATPMETLLALARLMAFRPDLVTQVETVLGGGTAGLQAVERAVAGYLAAERQLGRVAGDADVAALALAVVGVLHHVALTGGTDPAAPLRIQRAVAALTGDLSAIAAPKA from the coding sequence ATGCCGCGTGGAGTAGCCATCCCGGAGATTCGGCAGCAGCTCTTCGCCGCCGTCGAGCGGCTGATCGTGCGAGACGGACCGAGCCGGCTCACCGGCAGGGCCGTGACGCGCGAGGCCGGCGTCGCCACCGGGCTGCTCTACGCGCACTTCGCGAACTTCGACGACTTCCTGGCCGGGTACTGGATCGACCGGTCCTTCGTGGTCTCCGGCGCGGTGGCCGGCCTCCCGGAGCGCGCCGGGTCCGGCACGGTCGCCGGCAACCTCAACCAGGCCATCCTGGCTACGCCGATGGAGACGCTGCTGGCACTGGCCCGGCTGATGGCCTTCCGGCCCGACCTGGTGACACAGGTCGAGACGGTGCTGGGCGGTGGGACCGCCGGCCTGCAGGCGGTCGAGCGTGCCGTCGCCGGCTACCTGGCCGCCGAGCGGCAACTCGGACGGGTGGCCGGCGACGCCGACGTGGCGGCGCTGGCCCTGGCGGTGGTCGGCGTGCTGCACCACGTCGCCCTCACGGGCGGCACCGATCCAGCGGCCCCGCTTCGAATCCAGCGGGCAGTGGCCGCACTCACCGGAGACCTTTCCGCCATCGCCGCCCCGAAGGCGTGA